One region of Halohasta litchfieldiae genomic DNA includes:
- the moaA gene encoding GTP 3',8-cyclase MoaA: MSEPLADEFGREVTGVRISLTDRCNFDCIYCHNEGLGDTRGPMEPSDDEITADEVVRFLEVVEEFGVEKVKFTGGEPMLRADLEEIIRRTPESMEVSLTTNGTFLRGRAEDLKEAGLARVNVSQDALDPDEFAAVTKSGAYEEVLDGVEAAIEAGLTPVKLNMVVFEHTAGYVEGMVDHVAENEGLQLQLIEYMPELTGRPEWNIDIQRVHDWLEDISDRVEHREMHDRKRYWVSSTDRDTATDSEGDDSNCGMVEIVDPVENPTFCANCHRVRVTHEGYLKGCLNRNDDLRSMGEMSREEIRETFRAVVDNRVPYYGEYLIEGDDGEWELNEEYIGA, translated from the coding sequence CGAGTTCGGACGGGAGGTGACCGGGGTCCGAATCTCGTTGACCGACCGCTGTAACTTCGACTGCATCTACTGCCACAACGAGGGGCTCGGCGACACCCGTGGACCGATGGAGCCGTCCGACGACGAGATCACTGCCGACGAGGTCGTTCGGTTTCTTGAGGTTGTCGAGGAGTTCGGCGTCGAAAAGGTGAAATTCACCGGCGGCGAGCCGATGTTGCGCGCCGACCTCGAAGAGATCATCCGCCGCACGCCCGAGTCGATGGAAGTCTCGCTGACGACCAACGGCACGTTCCTTCGTGGACGCGCCGAAGATCTCAAAGAAGCCGGCCTTGCTCGCGTCAATGTCTCACAGGACGCTCTCGATCCCGACGAGTTCGCGGCGGTCACGAAATCCGGTGCGTACGAAGAAGTCCTCGACGGGGTCGAAGCCGCCATCGAGGCCGGATTAACCCCCGTAAAACTAAATATGGTTGTCTTCGAGCACACCGCTGGCTACGTCGAGGGGATGGTCGACCACGTCGCCGAAAACGAAGGCCTCCAGCTCCAACTGATCGAGTATATGCCGGAACTCACCGGTCGACCGGAGTGGAACATCGACATTCAACGGGTCCACGACTGGCTGGAGGATATTTCGGATCGGGTCGAACACCGCGAGATGCACGACCGGAAACGCTACTGGGTTAGCAGTACCGACCGCGATACCGCGACCGACAGCGAGGGCGACGACAGCAACTGCGGAATGGTCGAAATCGTCGACCCCGTTGAGAACCCGACTTTTTGTGCGAACTGCCATCGCGTACGCGTAACACATGAAGGATATCTCAAGGGCTGTCTGAACCGGAACGACGACCTCCGGTCGATGGGTGAAATGAGCCGCGAGGAAATCCGCGAGACGTTTCGGGCGGTCGTCGACAACCGAGTGCCCTACTACGGCGAGTATCTGATCGAGGGCGACGACGGCGAGTGGGAACTCAACGAGGAGTATATCGGAGCCTGA
- a CDS encoding NAD(P)-dependent oxidoreductase, giving the protein MKLTVFGASGPTGQQVVDQAVGRGHEVTAVVTSTAPESRFPDEVDVVEANVYEGENIEETLNESTVVCNVIRHSKNSPPDYLTVCGAHILDAMEAAEVGRYLTVVPAAVQRDGEQFGVGESIGTSVFQLLRPTVTVDATNHVADVTARDLNWTVIRVLRLTEGTTTRQYTTGNISLGIGSVSYGDVAAFLLDCCDRGIYLRMQPKIRT; this is encoded by the coding sequence GTGAAGCTGACCGTCTTCGGCGCGAGTGGACCAACTGGCCAACAAGTAGTCGACCAGGCAGTTGGCCGTGGTCACGAGGTGACAGCCGTCGTCACGTCGACCGCCCCGGAGTCACGGTTTCCTGACGAGGTGGATGTGGTCGAAGCCAATGTCTACGAGGGTGAGAACATCGAGGAAACCCTCAACGAGTCGACGGTGGTGTGTAACGTCATACGGCATTCGAAGAATAGCCCACCGGATTATCTCACTGTCTGTGGAGCACACATTCTGGATGCGATGGAGGCCGCTGAGGTCGGCCGGTATCTGACGGTCGTCCCCGCGGCCGTGCAGCGGGATGGCGAACAGTTCGGAGTCGGTGAGTCGATTGGGACCTCGGTGTTCCAGTTGCTCCGCCCCACGGTCACCGTCGACGCCACCAATCACGTCGCCGATGTGACCGCACGTGATCTCAACTGGACAGTGATTCGTGTGCTTCGGCTCACGGAGGGAACGACGACTCGTCAGTACACAACGGGAAACATCAGTCTCGGCATCGGCAGTGTCTCCTACGGGGATGTCGCTGCCTTCCTGCTGGACTGCTGTGATCGCGGAATCTATCTTCGTATGCAGCCGAAAATCCGAACCTGA
- a CDS encoding 30S ribosomal protein S13, which yields MSAEEPEDGLTEEEEENLRYFVRIGQTDLDGTKSVERSLTDMKGIGQRTARIVSDASGVDRTATFGLLDEEEIDAVVDVVENIEDHVPEWMRNRQHDFYTGENTHIVGNDLNQQRRQDINRMQMIDSYKGVRHKRGQKVRGQRTKSTGRTEGTIGVNVERIKQEQAEDAAAAEEGDDE from the coding sequence ATGAGTGCAGAAGAACCAGAAGACGGCTTGACAGAGGAGGAAGAAGAGAACCTCCGCTACTTCGTCCGGATCGGACAGACCGATCTCGACGGCACGAAGAGTGTCGAGCGCAGTCTCACAGACATGAAAGGCATCGGACAGCGGACGGCACGCATCGTGTCGGACGCTTCCGGGGTAGACCGAACGGCAACGTTCGGCCTACTCGACGAGGAAGAGATCGACGCCGTCGTCGACGTCGTCGAAAACATTGAGGACCACGTCCCAGAGTGGATGCGCAACCGGCAGCACGACTTCTACACCGGTGAGAACACCCACATCGTTGGGAACGACCTCAACCAACAGCGGCGCCAAGACATCAACCGGATGCAGATGATCGACTCCTACAAGGGCGTTCGACACAAGCGCGGACAGAAAGTCCGCGGGCAGCGCACCAAGTCCACCGGTCGTACCGAGGGGACAATCGGTGTCAACGTCGAACGGATCAAACAGGAGCAGGCTGAAGACGCCGCAGCAGCAGAAGAGGGTGACGACGAATGA
- a CDS encoding 30S ribosomal protein S4, whose translation MTTGQNTKLYETPNHPYQGERIADESSLLGRYGLANKEELWRAQSELRSIRREARRLIGESQGDVEAAEEAGIEFLTKLRRYGILGDNETISDVLSLDETDILERRLQTVVYRKGLATTPQQARQFITHGHITVDGARAKAPSRKIEAGQEDLVDYDERSPIADELHPSRAEAQE comes from the coding sequence ATGACGACCGGACAGAACACCAAACTGTACGAGACGCCCAACCACCCCTACCAGGGCGAGCGGATCGCCGACGAAAGCAGTCTGCTCGGTCGGTACGGGCTGGCAAACAAAGAAGAACTCTGGCGAGCACAGTCGGAGCTTCGCTCGATTCGACGCGAGGCCCGTCGACTCATCGGCGAGTCACAGGGTGACGTCGAGGCCGCCGAAGAGGCCGGCATCGAGTTCCTGACCAAACTCCGCCGCTACGGGATTCTCGGAGACAACGAGACGATCAGCGACGTGCTGTCGCTCGACGAGACCGATATCCTTGAACGACGACTCCAGACGGTCGTCTACCGGAAAGGACTGGCTACCACGCCACAGCAGGCCCGCCAGTTCATCACCCACGGCCACATCACCGTCGACGGTGCCCGCGCAAAGGCTCCCTCACGGAAGATTGAGGCCGGCCAAGAGGACCTCGTCGACTACGACGAGCGGAGTCCCATCGCTGACGAACTCCACCCATCACGGGCGGAGGCACAGGAGTAA
- a CDS encoding 30S ribosomal protein S11 has product MSETQDDKWGIAHVFSSFNNTLITITDLTGAETIVKSSGGTVVKQNRDEASPYAAMQMAETVAEEVKAAGIAGLHIRVRGPGGNGNKSPGPGAQATIRALARAGIEIGRIEDVTPIPHDGTRAPKNKRV; this is encoded by the coding sequence ATGAGTGAAACACAAGACGACAAGTGGGGCATCGCCCACGTGTTTTCGTCGTTCAACAACACGCTCATCACGATCACCGATCTGACGGGGGCCGAGACCATCGTCAAATCCTCCGGTGGGACCGTGGTGAAGCAGAACCGAGACGAGGCATCGCCGTACGCCGCCATGCAGATGGCCGAAACCGTCGCCGAGGAAGTCAAGGCAGCGGGCATCGCCGGACTGCATATTCGCGTTCGCGGACCGGGCGGAAATGGAAACAAATCCCCCGGCCCCGGTGCCCAAGCGACGATTCGCGCACTGGCACGAGCCGGTATCGAGATCGGTCGGATCGAAGACGTGACGCCGATCCCACACGACGGCACACGCGCACCGAAGAACAAGCGAGTTTAA
- a CDS encoding DNA-directed RNA polymerase subunit D has protein sequence MAPEFDVEFIEADERNARFLVRGLTPALANGFRRAMIADVPTFSMDTISFVENTSVMFDEMIALRLGLIPLTTPLDDFEIGDTVTVALDVEGPATAYSGDIESSDPLVEPADQNVPIIELKEGQRLEFEAEAVLDHGKSHAKHQGGVSVGFRHLQQVEVGDDIGEFDDQEPQILRGVIETEDGELVLTNEFDNDLTNRYPGKELEVTDVPGAYVFHVETDGSFSVEELVLRAAESIGARADELHDAVTA, from the coding sequence ATGGCACCAGAATTCGACGTTGAGTTCATCGAGGCCGACGAGCGGAACGCTCGCTTCCTGGTCCGTGGACTGACACCGGCACTCGCAAACGGCTTCCGGCGCGCGATGATCGCCGACGTGCCGACGTTCTCGATGGACACCATCAGTTTCGTCGAGAACACCTCGGTGATGTTCGACGAGATGATCGCCCTGCGACTCGGGCTCATCCCGTTGACCACGCCGCTGGACGACTTCGAGATCGGTGACACCGTCACGGTCGCACTCGATGTCGAAGGGCCGGCGACCGCCTACTCGGGCGATATCGAATCGTCCGATCCGCTGGTCGAGCCAGCCGATCAGAACGTGCCGATCATCGAGCTCAAAGAGGGCCAGCGCCTGGAGTTCGAGGCCGAGGCAGTCTTGGACCACGGCAAAAGCCACGCCAAACATCAGGGCGGCGTCTCGGTCGGCTTCCGTCACCTCCAGCAGGTTGAGGTCGGTGACGACATCGGCGAGTTCGACGACCAAGAGCCACAGATCCTTCGCGGGGTTATCGAAACCGAAGACGGCGAACTCGTTCTCACCAACGAGTTCGACAACGATCTCACGAATCGGTACCCCGGCAAGGAACTCGAAGTGACCGACGTGCCCGGAGCCTACGTCTTCCACGTGGAGACTGACGGCTCCTTCTCGGTTGAGGAACTAGTGCTTCGCGCCGCCGAATCGATCGGTGCCCGCGCGGACGAACTACACGACGCAGTTACGGCCTAA
- a CDS encoding 50S ribosomal protein L18e — protein sequence MSSKTNPRLQSLIAELKTAAGDSDAAVWQDVADRLEKPRRTHAEVNLGRIERYARDDETIVVPGKVLGSGVLETNVTVAAVDFSSTAQTKIGQVGDAVSLEEIIESNPDGTNVRVIR from the coding sequence ATGAGCAGTAAGACGAATCCGAGACTTCAGAGTCTCATCGCCGAGCTGAAGACGGCCGCGGGCGACTCCGATGCCGCAGTCTGGCAGGACGTCGCCGACCGTCTCGAAAAGCCACGGCGCACCCACGCAGAAGTCAATCTCGGTCGCATCGAACGGTACGCCCGTGACGATGAGACCATTGTTGTTCCAGGAAAGGTCCTGGGCAGTGGTGTGCTTGAAACGAACGTCACCGTCGCCGCCGTCGACTTCTCGTCGACAGCCCAAACGAAGATCGGGCAGGTCGGCGACGCAGTGAGCCTCGAAGAAATCATCGAGTCGAATCCAGACGGAACGAACGTCCGGGTGATTCGATGA
- a CDS encoding 50S ribosomal protein L13, with the protein MSAAEFEVDVVVDARDCILGRVASEVAQKVLSGQRVAVVNAEHAVITGNKEDTLDTYRTRAELGSDRGPYYPKRPDRIFKRAIRGMIPYKKKHGREAFENVRVYVGNPYDEEGEVLDGTSLDRLSNIKFISLGEVSEKLGANVTW; encoded by the coding sequence ATGAGCGCAGCCGAGTTCGAGGTCGACGTCGTCGTCGATGCCCGAGACTGTATTCTCGGTCGCGTCGCCAGCGAGGTCGCACAGAAGGTCCTCTCCGGACAGCGTGTCGCGGTGGTCAACGCCGAACACGCCGTCATCACCGGGAACAAAGAGGATACACTGGACACCTACCGAACACGCGCAGAGCTTGGTTCGGATCGCGGCCCGTACTACCCGAAACGGCCCGACCGCATCTTCAAGCGCGCGATTCGTGGGATGATCCCGTACAAAAAGAAACACGGCCGTGAGGCCTTCGAGAACGTCCGCGTCTACGTCGGCAACCCGTACGACGAAGAGGGCGAAGTTCTCGACGGCACCTCACTGGACCGCCTGTCGAACATCAAATTCATTTCTCTGGGAGAGGTCTCGGAGAAACTGGGAGCGAACGTCACATGGTAA
- a CDS encoding 30S ribosomal protein S9 translates to MVTNTSGKKKTAVARATVREGEGRIRINSQPVELVEPEMARLKMLEPFRIAGDDLRDSVDIDVTVNGGGFSGQADAVRTALARGLVQHLNDAELREAYMQFDRSLLVNDVRQSEPKKWGGPGARARYQKSYR, encoded by the coding sequence ATGGTAACTAACACATCAGGCAAAAAGAAGACGGCCGTCGCTCGCGCCACCGTGCGCGAGGGCGAGGGTCGTATTCGTATCAACTCCCAGCCAGTCGAGCTGGTTGAACCGGAGATGGCACGTCTCAAGATGCTCGAACCGTTCCGCATCGCGGGCGACGACCTTCGTGACAGCGTCGACATCGACGTCACTGTCAACGGTGGCGGCTTCAGTGGTCAGGCAGACGCCGTTCGGACGGCGCTGGCCCGTGGACTTGTGCAGCATCTTAATGATGCTGAACTGCGTGAAGCATACATGCAGTTCGACCGCTCGCTGCTGGTCAACGACGTTCGGCAGTCCGAACCCAAAAAATGGGGTGGCCCTGGTGCCCGTGCCCGCTACCAGAAGTCCTACCGCTAA
- a CDS encoding DNA-directed RNA polymerase subunit N, with the protein MMIPVRCFTCGNVIGEHYEEFDERSESGEDPAEVLDDLGVTRHCCRRMMVSHTDLVDVVAPYQ; encoded by the coding sequence ATGATGATCCCAGTCCGGTGTTTCACCTGTGGCAATGTCATCGGTGAACACTACGAGGAGTTCGACGAACGGTCCGAGAGTGGCGAAGATCCCGCTGAGGTCCTCGACGACCTCGGCGTGACCCGTCACTGCTGTCGGCGCATGATGGTGTCGCACACAGATCTCGTCGACGTTGTTGCCCCCTACCAATGA
- a CDS encoding DNA-directed RNA polymerase subunit K — MRGQYNRYEKARILGARALQISYGAPVLVETAQSEPILIAAEEYDAGVLPFTVKRD; from the coding sequence ATGAGAGGCCAGTACAACCGCTACGAGAAAGCCCGCATTCTCGGGGCGCGCGCACTGCAGATCTCCTACGGTGCGCCGGTCCTCGTTGAGACCGCCCAGAGCGAGCCCATCCTCATCGCGGCAGAGGAGTACGACGCGGGCGTGTTGCCGTTCACGGTCAAACGAGACTAA
- the eno gene encoding phosphopyruvate hydratase produces the protein MTQISSVSLRRVLDSRGNPTVEADVLTESGGFGRAAAPSGASTGEYEAIELPANEAIANAREHAVPRLVDTVYAGDQRAVDGALRAADGTDNFSEIGANSAVAISMAAAKAGADVLGAPLYQHLGGAFRGDNFPIPLGNVIGGGEHAKDATDIQEFLAAPVGAPSVEEAVFANAKVHGEAGNILDERGIGAGKGDEGAWAPPISDAEAFEIMEEATSRVSEAVGFEIRFGLDVAATEMYDEDSDSYVYSDEEKSTDEQIEYMVDLVEEYDLAYVEDPLDENDYEAFAEITELVGDRTMICGDDLFVTNVSRLEEGIETGAGNSILIKPNQIGSLSDTFDAIELAVRNEYKTIISHRSGETEDTTIAHLAVATDADYIKTGTVAGERTAKLNELIRIAEDAV, from the coding sequence ATGACACAAATCAGCTCAGTTTCCCTACGACGTGTGCTCGACTCCCGTGGCAACCCCACGGTTGAAGCGGATGTACTCACCGAATCCGGCGGCTTCGGCCGTGCGGCAGCGCCCTCGGGCGCTTCGACCGGCGAGTACGAGGCAATCGAACTCCCGGCCAACGAGGCGATTGCCAACGCGAGAGAACATGCGGTCCCCCGACTCGTCGACACCGTCTACGCTGGCGACCAGCGCGCGGTCGACGGCGCACTTCGTGCCGCAGACGGCACGGATAACTTCTCGGAGATCGGCGCAAACAGCGCGGTCGCCATCTCGATGGCCGCCGCAAAGGCCGGCGCAGACGTGCTCGGTGCCCCGCTGTACCAGCACCTCGGCGGCGCGTTCCGCGGCGACAACTTCCCGATTCCGCTCGGGAACGTGATTGGCGGCGGCGAACACGCCAAAGACGCCACCGATATCCAAGAGTTCCTCGCCGCACCCGTCGGTGCGCCGAGTGTCGAAGAGGCCGTCTTCGCTAACGCGAAAGTCCACGGCGAGGCTGGCAACATCCTCGACGAGCGTGGCATCGGCGCAGGCAAAGGCGACGAGGGTGCATGGGCACCCCCGATTTCGGACGCCGAAGCCTTCGAGATCATGGAGGAGGCGACCTCCCGCGTTTCGGAGGCGGTCGGCTTCGAGATCCGATTCGGACTCGACGTTGCAGCCACCGAGATGTACGACGAGGACAGCGACTCCTACGTCTACAGCGACGAAGAGAAGTCGACCGACGAGCAGATCGAGTATATGGTCGATCTGGTCGAGGAGTACGACCTCGCGTATGTCGAGGACCCACTCGACGAGAACGACTACGAGGCGTTCGCCGAGATCACCGAGCTGGTCGGTGACCGGACGATGATCTGTGGTGACGACCTGTTCGTGACCAACGTCTCGCGGCTCGAAGAGGGAATCGAAACCGGCGCTGGCAACAGCATCCTCATCAAACCAAACCAGATCGGTTCGCTGTCGGATACCTTCGACGCGATCGAACTGGCGGTTCGAAACGAGTACAAGACGATCATCTCTCACCGCTCGGGCGAAACCGAAGACACGACGATTGCACACCTCGCGGTCGCAACCGACGCCGACTACATCAAGACCGGCACGGTTGCGGGCGAGCGAACCGCCAAGCTGAACGAACTTATCAGAATCGCGGAAGACGCAGTATGA
- the rpsB gene encoding 30S ribosomal protein S2, which yields MSDNETETVETQDEPDEVDEAPVDDEPVEAEPDAEESADEAAAEAEPEDEEEEESSPFDDNVMPDDDVDLLIPVEDYLSAGVHIGTQQKTKDMERFIHRVRDDGLYVLDVSQTDSRIRTAADFLAGYDPEQVLVTSSRQYGRFPAEKFAEAIGARARTGRFIPGTLTNPDYAGYIEPDVLVVTDPIGDAQAVKEAITVGIPVIAMCDSNNQVSNVDLVIPTNNKGRRALSVVYWLLANETLDRRNAGTMFALEDFEADL from the coding sequence ATGAGCGACAACGAAACCGAAACCGTAGAGACACAGGACGAGCCCGACGAGGTCGACGAGGCCCCAGTCGACGACGAGCCTGTCGAAGCCGAACCGGACGCCGAGGAGTCTGCCGACGAGGCAGCCGCCGAGGCCGAACCAGAAGACGAGGAAGAAGAGGAGTCCTCGCCGTTCGATGACAATGTCATGCCGGACGACGATGTCGACCTCCTCATCCCCGTCGAGGACTACCTCAGCGCAGGTGTCCACATCGGGACCCAACAGAAGACCAAGGACATGGAGCGGTTCATCCACCGCGTCCGTGACGACGGTCTTTACGTCCTCGATGTGAGCCAGACCGACAGCCGCATCCGCACGGCGGCTGACTTCCTCGCGGGCTACGACCCAGAGCAGGTGCTTGTCACCTCCTCGCGGCAGTATGGTCGATTCCCAGCCGAGAAGTTTGCCGAGGCAATCGGCGCACGCGCTCGCACGGGTCGGTTCATCCCCGGCACGCTGACCAACCCCGACTACGCAGGCTACATCGAGCCTGACGTGCTTGTGGTTACGGACCCAATCGGTGACGCCCAAGCGGTCAAAGAGGCGATCACGGTTGGCATCCCGGTCATCGCAATGTGTGACTCGAATAATCAGGTCAGCAACGTCGACCTGGTTATCCCGACGAACAACAAGGGTCGACGCGCGCTGTCTGTCGTCTACTGGCTGCTGGCCAACGAGACGCTCGACCGCCGCAACGCTGGCACGATGTTCGCGCTCGAAGACTTCGAAGCCGACCTATAA
- the dinB gene encoding DNA polymerase IV: MDGQLPGATVDSEDRIILHVDMDCFYASCERLREPALEGKPVVVGMGYEPGEGHGAVATASYEAREYGVESAQAIGQALDALPHAPDVDDDHDGPVGFYRSVDMDFYKSVAGDVKEILHDHANTVREVSIDEAYLDVTNRTSWDPVDSGDRTIAEGYGRHIKQQISREVGVPASVGVAPNMSTAKIASDFDKPNGLTVVRPTEVSAFLDPLPVDEIHGVGPVTARELRDLSIETAGDLADADQGVIVDQFGQRGRELYARARGEDDREVTPQGRPKSLSRESAFTESTADSEAKREKVGALAADVAARAQSRGAMYRTIGIKVVTPPFDVNTRASSLSGPVDEPDLVESVALDLLTEFADDKVRKLGVRVSNLDFEGQDQARLDGFESTGGGGAIERDVESVETVDTSGGQITDWVEEGESTESDTKRRVRDGQSSLGEFE, encoded by the coding sequence ATGGATGGGCAGCTCCCGGGAGCCACCGTCGACTCCGAGGACCGAATCATCCTCCACGTCGACATGGACTGCTTTTATGCCTCCTGTGAGCGGCTGCGAGAGCCCGCCCTCGAAGGGAAGCCTGTCGTCGTTGGGATGGGATACGAACCCGGCGAGGGCCACGGCGCGGTGGCCACCGCCAGCTACGAAGCCCGCGAGTACGGCGTCGAGAGCGCCCAAGCCATCGGCCAAGCCCTCGACGCACTCCCCCATGCACCAGACGTCGACGATGACCACGATGGCCCAGTCGGCTTCTACCGGTCGGTCGACATGGACTTTTATAAATCGGTCGCGGGCGACGTGAAGGAGATTCTCCACGACCACGCCAACACGGTGCGGGAGGTGAGCATCGACGAGGCGTATCTCGACGTGACCAACCGGACGAGTTGGGACCCAGTCGACAGTGGTGACCGGACCATCGCCGAGGGCTACGGCCGCCATATCAAACAGCAGATCAGCCGCGAGGTCGGCGTCCCCGCCAGCGTCGGGGTCGCGCCGAACATGTCGACCGCGAAAATCGCCAGCGATTTCGACAAACCGAATGGGCTGACGGTTGTCCGACCCACTGAAGTCAGTGCGTTTCTCGATCCGCTGCCGGTCGACGAGATCCACGGCGTCGGCCCGGTGACAGCGCGTGAACTCCGTGATCTGAGTATCGAGACCGCGGGTGATCTGGCCGACGCCGATCAGGGGGTGATCGTCGACCAGTTCGGCCAGCGCGGTCGGGAACTCTACGCTCGCGCTCGCGGCGAGGACGACCGCGAGGTGACGCCACAGGGCCGACCCAAAAGTCTCTCACGGGAGTCGGCGTTCACCGAGTCGACCGCCGACAGCGAGGCCAAACGGGAAAAAGTGGGCGCACTGGCGGCGGATGTGGCCGCCCGCGCCCAAAGTCGGGGTGCGATGTACCGGACGATTGGCATCAAGGTCGTGACGCCCCCGTTCGATGTCAACACGCGAGCGTCGTCGTTATCGGGGCCGGTCGACGAACCTGATCTCGTCGAGTCGGTCGCACTGGATCTTCTGACCGAGTTCGCTGACGACAAGGTTCGGAAACTCGGCGTCCGTGTCTCGAACCTCGATTTTGAGGGCCAAGATCAGGCTCGACTCGATGGGTTCGAGTCGACTGGCGGAGGGGGTGCGATTGAGAGAGACGTGGAGTCGGTCGAGACCGTCGACACCTCGGGAGGTCAGATTACGGATTGGGTTGAGGAGGGTGAGTCGACGGAGTCCGATACAAAACGGAGGGTGCGTGACGGACAGTCGTCGCTCGGAGAATTTGAATAA
- a CDS encoding DUF6498-containing protein produces the protein MLAEVRWRTRPSVELVALVVNSLLPLVGVVTLGWNAAALLMLYWLEFGSATCWALVRALLAGRPSQLEDNHVILGAIGRKRTPIKIPYLSLQIHPTSVPVVCFAGPLLGFLWLFVGAVTVGASTTETVSPAAGSAVMLCAAGIFVSHGIATGITYIGDGEYRDHSAQTATMSVLKQLGVTFLIVLVMLPFAAEAFGENIGQGMALLVVIVVLKFGFDLASHYDDRLAAFDRRNGGIFGWSTNPPEPEPIEPLADVTTRLAPSRRNLFVSGIVNASRIPETPSILLFGFLFAAAFFSDGARMVGVGLLLASVGLPVITSTFDTWIRYGWMEYQIEDTTIVGHDRLLGGPQWRVDAWDERGLRVETTWIDDWLGTETVVVELGDIEHRVPLLSEPEPVLDVFGRRPSRPSEE, from the coding sequence ATGCTAGCCGAGGTGAGATGGCGAACCCGCCCCAGCGTTGAACTCGTGGCTCTGGTGGTGAACTCGCTGCTCCCGTTGGTCGGTGTCGTCACCCTCGGTTGGAACGCGGCGGCGCTTTTGATGTTGTACTGGCTTGAGTTCGGGAGTGCGACCTGCTGGGCGCTCGTTCGGGCCCTTTTGGCCGGTCGACCGTCCCAGCTGGAGGACAACCACGTTATCCTCGGTGCTATCGGACGGAAGCGAACGCCGATCAAGATTCCCTATTTGAGCCTCCAGATCCATCCCACGTCGGTTCCAGTCGTCTGTTTCGCTGGGCCACTCCTCGGATTTCTCTGGCTGTTCGTCGGCGCTGTCACGGTCGGCGCGAGTACCACCGAGACGGTCTCCCCGGCTGCCGGTTCTGCGGTCATGCTTTGTGCTGCTGGGATTTTCGTGAGCCATGGAATCGCCACTGGGATCACCTACATCGGCGATGGGGAGTACCGTGACCACAGTGCTCAGACGGCAACGATGAGCGTGCTCAAACAACTCGGCGTCACCTTCCTCATCGTGTTGGTGATGCTTCCGTTCGCCGCCGAAGCCTTCGGCGAGAATATCGGACAGGGAATGGCCTTGCTCGTCGTTATTGTTGTACTGAAGTTCGGTTTCGACCTGGCCAGCCACTACGATGATCGTCTCGCCGCATTCGACCGGCGAAACGGAGGGATCTTCGGCTGGTCGACCAACCCACCCGAACCGGAACCCATCGAGCCACTGGCGGATGTCACCACGCGACTGGCACCGTCTCGCCGGAACCTCTTTGTGTCCGGGATCGTCAACGCCAGCCGAATTCCCGAAACGCCGAGTATCCTCTTGTTCGGTTTCTTGTTCGCAGCTGCGTTCTTTTCTGACGGTGCTCGGATGGTTGGTGTCGGATTACTGCTTGCAAGCGTCGGCCTCCCGGTTATCACCTCTACCTTTGACACTTGGATTCGGTATGGCTGGATGGAGTACCAAATTGAGGACACCACCATCGTCGGCCACGACCGCCTGCTTGGGGGACCGCAGTGGCGCGTCGACGCGTGGGACGAACGCGGGCTCCGCGTCGAAACCACATGGATTGACGACTGGCTCGGCACCGAAACGGTTGTGGTGGAACTCGGTGATATCGAACACCGTGTTCCGTTGTTGTCGGAGCCAGAACCCGTCCTCGATGTGTTTGGCCGTCGACCGAGTCGACCCAGCGAGGAGTGA